The Prionailurus viverrinus isolate Anna chromosome B1, UM_Priviv_1.0, whole genome shotgun sequence genome includes the window ACTCCCCATGAGGTTTCTTTCTTGCCTGTTTCACAACATTGTAGTTTCCCTTTATGATTCTTATCTCAAAGAGtgcaattaaaaatgtatttgtatccTCATTTAACATGGTCTCCCCTATGTGccatgagagcagggaagagtCTGCTTTGTTGACTACTGTATTACTATTTACTCAACAGCACAATTTCTGGAACATAGTAgtttctaataaatatttgctgagtgaatgaatgaaagctaAAGCAAATTGTAACAGAATATAAATGTAGtggcaaaaatatttatataatcttttaaattaaCCAGAAACACTTAAGATTTAGTCAAAAGAGTATTGAATGCTAATATTTTGGAAATCAGAAAGCATCTTTTGATATAGAATTATTGTGGGTCTCATCCCTTAAAAAGGACATTCATGAAGATAGTCTTAACTTTTCTACTCCTGGTTTATAGTAGTGTTTATCACATCTAGTTTTCGTTGTTTAAAGAGATGAAATTTGCACCTTTGcaaggtttttaaatattttcctctacATTCACACAAATGGACTCAATAAAagctttgttttgtattttatgaaaTCAAATCCCAGAATATTCACGGACTCAAAGCATTAATAAGCTTTTactacagaaaaattttaagtataaatcATTACTAAGTATATACCAGATATATGTAGAGCTCCTGAACCAACAGCAGCATATTTAAGTTGTGACAAGAGACTATAACTTGAGTAATAGCCAATGGCTAGCTGGTAATATTTAATATCCAGCTCCTGAGGAGGGAAAAGGACttttgtagcatttgctgatttccaggtgtaaatactcccaccatgccAATTTCAAGGCACGAATCTGACATCAATGAACACAGAGCTGGAAAGGCACACACTACTGGCTCTCACGACCAGAATGGGCTGGCCACACACACTGCTGCTTCTGTTGGTAATATCTGATAATTATAAATTCTGACCAAACCCTTACTCTTAAAAATTCTAAGTAATCCAACTCACACAAAAACCGTAGCATTTAGCCCTGCTTCACAATCTTATTCTGCAGGAATTGAATATGATTTTAATTGGTGTGATAAGAAATATGGGTTACAGTTAAAGCTGGACATAGTCTGGACTCAAAAGTCTGGGAACCCAAGCTCCAAatcattaagataaaaattctTTAAGTATGTTATTGCGCTGCTGAAAATAACCGtaagatttacttatttaaacaTATGGAGATTTTCTGCTTTTAAGGGTGGAagacacccctcccccatccttctAATAGAATTTATAAGCAATTCCATGGAAGGAGAAATACTAGACTTTGAAAAGAAACCACTGACTACATTCACATGTCTTTTTAAGAACCTGTCAAGAATACTTAAGTCACACACACAGAACTGGATTCAATAAAagattcattttgctttttacaaAGTTAAAACCCAGAACAGAGCAGAATCTGTTTTGGTCGCTAGGGCAGAGCTGGTGCTATGTTCGTGCAATTCTAGGCTCTTCTAGATCTACACACAAGACAAACTCGGTCTGCTTGGagtgtggggtgggaggaaacTGGACCGGGCAGTAtgagagggagagatgaagagaagCATTAgcaaagggaggctgggaagcgGTTTGTGGCCAAGAGCTTCAGTGGCTAACCCAACAAAGGTGAAGAAATTGGTTACCAATTAGGCACACTTTGTATCATTAGTCGTATGGACATTAGCCTATTTGTGTCTCCCCCACCAAAAGTCGTTCAACTGAAGTCCTGATCCCCAAAGTGATGGTATGAAAAatgggggcctttgggaggtaattaaatCTTGAGAGTGAAGCCCTCATAAAGGCATCTGTGCCCTTGTAAGAGACACAAGAGGGCTTATTTCTCTGCTCCCCATCATGTGAGGATACAAGGAGATAGCACTCTGCTAACCAGTAAGAACTAAGAACTGAATCTGTCAGAACCTTGATCTTGCACCTACCAGTTTCCAGAACCTTGATATGtagtttaaaccacccagtctatggtaattAGTTGCAGCAGCCGGAGCAGGTGTCCTAAGATACCTAGGAAAGTCCTGTAACCCCAGTAACTAAGCTTAAGGGCTGTACTTCAGTGCCAGcttatgaatttaaaaacaatcagaataaacaaaacaatcaaatgtATAAGTATGCTCACAAGTATTAAATAGAGCAAAATTGGAAATAGCTTTCACCTTCAAAAGAAAGGGAGTAAATTATGGCACGTAGATTTGACGGCACATGCAGCCCACTGCAACCTTTTCAGTTAAGTGGGGAAGAAggattgaaaatatatatacatggtaTGCCTCCTATTTTGATTTAAAAGGCTCTTAAGTCTAGAAAACAAGATGGGAACATATCAAACTGGCAGATAACCTGTGTACTGAaattaaaaggcatttttttcattctgtttttccacACTTTCCAAATGGTCTACAAAGACATTTATAAAAGGGAAACgtttcaaactttaaaaaggcTAAACCATTTGACAAATCCTTTGAAAAGTATGGAACTTCAATGCTTTAGCTGTCTAAAATTTCTGCCAACCCATTTCTTTTGCTGAAACTTGGGTAGTCCTCATCAGTTAGTCTTTGGGTTTGGTCAGGTTGTCCTGTGGAACTCTTTGTAGTAGAGGGAAGAGCCCCGACAGGGAAGAACTCCTGGTGGGCTGGCAAATGAGGAGGCTGTCCCCTCACAGCTGGTATGAAAAAGCTACATCTCAAGCCTTTCAGAAACTCAATTCATCTACAAAGCAATCAAGTAACTGAGTTAAATTTTAAGGCATTGTTTCTGAATGTTAATTTAAGTGCTAATTTGTACATTCTTATACCAAACCCACCCCAGGATTACCAAACATGTTGCTGCAGAATACATCAGCCTGAGTCATGGGGAAATGAGAGGTTACTCTACCTCAGAATCCAACGTTTTTCGGTTATATTCCCATCAGAGATCTTATTATGCGATTAAACATTACACAAAGTGATTCCATTACCCCAGTTGCTCAACAAGCCTTAGGATTGGCAGGTGTTTGGGGAAGCCTAACGGATCTCAATTGTCTGAGACCACGTGGGCAACAGGGGCCTCGGCGATCACTGCTTAGGCTGTAGTGTTCACAGGAAAAAGGCAGTCATTTGATTCCAATCACTAAGTAGATCACTTGCAAAAAACCTGGGAACACTTAAATGACTGGGTACTATCGTAcaacctctgtgcctcagttccctcatttgtaaactggggaTAAAGTAGGTGTCACAGAGTGGTTAGAGAGACTACATGAAGGTTAGTTTGAAGTGTTAGCCACCACTAAGCAGATGCTATCAAGTGCTGTTGTTAAATTCTTGAGTTCCTATGCAGCTTAACCACTTACTAGCTCTTCTACAAAAACGTTTAAAACCCGTTGTCTGTCAAGAAGTTAACTGGCAGTGTGGCACAATGAGTGTTTAAGAGGCCAGAtagatttgttttccttcctacAAGGGGaatcatttattataattaagaGAAAACATTCCTCTGCACGAGCCATCAAAGTTAAACCACACCAGTACAGTAACATCTAAATTGAAGAAAAGGGTCAGAATTTACAGaattcttctggcttccagattTCTTGGCTTGTGCAAATAGCCTGGGGGCTCTGCTCTCTATTCTTCCTTGGGATTTAAAATAAGCTTGACATGATCTGAAAAAATGGTCTTGGAAGGGAATTCAAATGAGCTTATGCATGTAGAATATTAGACAAATACTTGGTACAGTCTGAGCACTGTAATGAGCTATTATTACTGTGTACATACTTATTAAGAGTTGTTAGATACACAGAGCTTCCAAGAATAAATATAACTAAGgcctgttattttaattttctggactggattaaaaatccaatttaagTTAGAATTTAAATTTCACTAGACCAGAGACATGAGGTTTTTGTATACGAGTGGAGCTCTTGATTTGCTGAATATGGAGTTCTGAGCTCTCCAAAATAGACCGTTTTTGGTCTGAAGTGAACTAATGAAATGGAGGGTTTAAATACAATGGTGTATAAAAGATTCTATTCCAAATAACTTGTCAATAAACACTGTTTAATTTCCATCCTGAGTTTTGGTGCTGAAGGAGATTGGATGGAAATGATGCAgtggaattaaaagaaacatcCGGATATAACAGCCACTCTTCTCAAACCTCCCCAAGTGTTCTAGAGGTGCTATCAAAAAATTCTACCCATCACTGGCCTCCATTATGGTCTTTCAGTAAAAGCAATCAACTAAAAATCACGGAATCCCAAACACCACATAGAAACCAAACCTGTATACTAACAAATTACAACAGCAATAACAGAAAACGCCTTTGATTGTTTTATTACTCAAAAAagcttcatttctttatttagcTTTCTGACTCTGTGCTTGTGCCTTCAACACTTTCACAACGATTTTCTGCTCCTCAATAAGGAATGCACGTTTGatcctagaaagaaaaataataaatgaatacagtTTAAGATAAAACCCACTGATTTAATAGGCAGGAAAAGTACCATAAAAGAATTGAGTAAAGCAATCAGGGAAGATACgtagaaaagtaaatgaaacccACGAGTATAGACTAAAAACTTAAGAGATGAAATTAGATGGCCAGAACCGTTTGGCTGGCTGAAAGTCTCCTTTCTACACTGGCAGTTTAAGTAGGATAATCCTTCAATTCTATGCCAATTGCACCTGCCCTCTTCTTCTGAGTCACGAAGGAATTACATATGGGAAACCAAAATGAAGGTTAAAAGCTAATGGCAAGAGGCATTTTATCAAGAGCAAAGTTTCTACAGCCTGGGGTCAACTCTACTACTTACTAGCTGcgtgatcttgggcaaataaCTTTCTCTGTCAAAAGGTACACAAAGAATCTTATACCCATTTCACagggtttttatgaagattaaacTTGGAAGGAGTTGCAGTGTGTGTACTCTGAACCTCCCGTTAGAGAAGAAGTACATTTTATCAATCACTATTATTACAGTGCATGGGACCTGGCAAATAGCAGGTACTAACTACCATTCGTTAAAGCAAAGCTACCTCCACAGAGAAAGCACTCAATTCCCACAAAAACCTCCCCATTTATGATCTCTATTTGTAATCCTGGTCATCTAATAACATGGCCTAAAATTCCTGGAATTTTGGACTCCTTCAAATCTCCCCAATGTAATCACattatagaaacacaactgactgGTGCCACTTTTACTCAGGACCCTTACAAATTCCCTAAACTTACTCAAAGACCAGACTCTTGTCAGTGTCACAGCTAATACTAACCTATAGACAACCGGTAGATCTACATCCAAATTTCCAAGAGCTAGGGCCCAAGAATTGGACTTTCAATAAATGTGCCCATGATTATGTATAGCAAGGTCTGGGAACCAGACTGGTAAAAGGCCAAACTCCACTGGCTTAAAACTAACACATGACCCTTCCGCCTCCGCATATCTTTCCAATCTCATTGCTCGttctttcatattctttgccCTTTCAACCTCTTGACCAACATTTACCTATCAATGCAGGTTCCACCTCAAATACCGTTCCCAGAGTCCCAACTACTTGAAAGTAATTTCTCCTCCAAACTTTAATCATAGTTCAGTTTTCCAGTATTTCATGGAAGTTCTATTTACCATGTATTTGTACTACTGTAACATGTTTACCATCCCCCTACAAATTAACTCCTGAAAGGCAGAGGGAACTTGCAAGTTTGTTGTCAGATTTGGTTTAGAAACCTAGCCCGACCACTTTACAGAACTAGCTGAATAAACTAGAGGCATCCAACTCTTCTGAAGCAGCTCTGTAACTTGTGAAGACCAACCTCCTTGCAAATCCTCCCAGTCAGGTCTTTAGAGGCAATTCATGTATTATCAGTTAGGCTACAATCAAGGGTCTCAATAAAACCTAGAACGAATCCCAGTGCTGCTCCTCACTGGCTGTGAATTTAAGCAACAAGCCTTGTTTCCttcacagaaagtagaacagtccCTGATGGACTTTTGACGTTTAGCATAAAAACTCTACTACTCCACTTCTACCTATGCCACTACCAACTCTCTCACATATCCCAACATCCCAGTCCTCGACCTGGAACACTGTCCTCCCCTCTCACTCACTCCACCAGCCTTTAGGTCTTCATGCAGGTGCCACCGCCTCAGCCTTCACCGAGAGGAAAACCATTCCAAGCACTCACCTTTTGTCGAAAGAATGAGGTTACTATCCATCCTGCTGCAGTTTTCGTTCTGGCACATCAAAAGTCTCCCTCCCGGCTCAAAATCCATCAATTCCTACCTGTTTTAGGATCGAGCTAAAAGTCTGTCCTTTAAGGGCCTGCGTAACCTGTGACTTCTACCTTTCTTGTCTATCACCTCCTGCAAAGCTCTGCTACAGCCACACTAGAACTACATATAGTTATTCTCTTCCTACACTTTTTAGACCTTCCTCTCTCCATCTACCTGACTGACCAAAAACTAATAGTTTCTTATCTACCTCCCACAAAATCAAGgtcattttaatttctacatCTGGCATAAAGATGCCGCCAAATCCTAATTGAATTAAAGTGAACCAGTATCTTTACTGGTTTGTACAGTATCAATTGCCCCTAGCCTAGGAAGGACTCTAAAATAGGCTACTCGTGTTTACGTTTCACCAGTCTTCTAATAATCATTAGCATTCAGTGTAACAGACATGCACACACGTTTGAGAAAGTCCATTTAAGAGTGATATTTACCTGTCACGGACACACTTAGCACACATGGAACCACCGTAGGCCCTGCTGACGTGTTTTTTCGTTTTGGACAGCCTCATAAGAACTTTAGGTCTCACAGCACGAACCTGCACAAAGTCAATGTTGAGATTATTTCGTGATGCTTTAACAGAAATTGTACTAGATGTGACATATGGCAAGTATAAACACTAAACTACAACAGGAAATGGTATACTGCTTTATCTGAAAGGCATTTCCCTGTATTTATCACATTGGCTTTAAAAGTCCACGTTCTTGACAAATGTGGATCATGGATTAGTACTTTGCAACCTTCCTAGTGGTGACCTCTCCTTCACTCCATCCCTTACCAAGATGCTAACGCTCCCTAGTTCAATTCTTGTTTACGTTATTCAGAGCAAAAAGGATCACTTACTCCTCGAAGTCGGCCTGGGCACACGCCACATGCAGATTTTGGTGCTTTCCCAACCTTCTTGGTATAAAGGTAAACGATTCTATTACCTGGGGTTCGGGACCTAGAAAGTGAGAGAATAGGGAACAGGCTCAGCATTCTGCAGAGTAAATgacaatatgtattttaaattttagaaatacttaCAGCCTAGTTTTGTTAGAGGCTGTATTGTAGGACAGCCTACGTCGGTATGTCAAACGCTGGACCATTCTGAATGCCTAAAttaagaaaggaatgaaattgcATTGTAGGAATAATTCCAACCTTACAGGAAAACAGCATCACATAATTTATACGTTCCGTATATTCTTATATACAATAATCCTTAAAGTATCTTATGAAAAGAATTCCGTATTTTAAAACTACTGAGATTTAAAGGTGCCTGGTAAGAATACTAACAGACCCATGTTTGTTTTCCTTATGGTAATCAATGGTGGCACTTGGTTAAAATTTACCAGATGTATTCCTCAAAACGTCTGATTCTGTTTGGAGTCGTGTCCAGAAAAGTGCTACTAACAGGCAAATTTAAGAAACcctgtttttaaagcaaaagcgCACCTGAGCATCTATGTTGAACCCTCACTTAGGCCATCTACTGGCCTATACAGCACAAGGGGCTAGCTTCCTTGTCTCTACATTTTTACGGAGTTCACACAGCTGTCATTAGTTACAAATGAGAGAGGCTATCCTGACCAACCTAGTGCAATGCCTgtcacatgaaagatgctcaggGTTCAGTGTCTTGCCCCGAAGTAGCATGTGTGACAAGCTAAGTGccaaataatacttatttttgtatcAAAGAGTCTTTGGattatggcattttttttaatcaactggAAATAACACTGAATGTCACTGAGCAAATCGGTATGTAAGTATGCCTATGAACCGTTTTCTCAGTTAACTGCTCAAAGTAACATGAAAACGTAAACAAGACTTGAATCCTCATTTTTAACCCCAAACTTTGTAATCATTTCATCACCTGCAATGCAAAAGTAAAGAGCCTGCTTTTGTTGTTATAAGGTCTTTACTAACATTACACTGAAACATAACTATGAAGACACCAAAAGCGACCCCGAAGGCCAATGAGATCCAAGAAGCCACCATTCCGTTTACATCTCCAAAACCAAGACCGAAAACTCCctattaacatttttatcttccttgCTATTggccttggaaaagaaaacatcttgAAACAACGACCCGAACATCCTGGTCTCCAGTCCTCCCAAAAACCTGAGAACATCTACTACAGGCGCACTTAACGTGGGCATTAAAATAGAAAACGTTCTGCGATTTCGCAGCCTCAATCAGCCGAACCACAACTCGTAGGTCTCCAAAAGCGACCTCGAAGGCGGCAAAGTTCCAGGTGATGAGCTCCAGCTATTCCCGGCTCGGGAGGGGTGGTCCGGATCGATGGCGCTCTGAGGCTAAAAGCCGAGGGACCTGCTCACCACCAGCTTTCCTTCTGAACCCTTATCCCTATGCCAGTCCAAAAGGCTGCGCCTGAGAAAT containing:
- the RPL34 gene encoding 60S ribosomal protein L34 translates to MVQRLTYRRRLSYNTASNKTRLSRTPGNRIVYLYTKKVGKAPKSACGVCPGRLRGVRAVRPKVLMRLSKTKKHVSRAYGGSMCAKCVRDRIKRAFLIEEQKIVVKVLKAQAQSQKAK